A genomic region of Cydia strobilella chromosome 12, ilCydStro3.1, whole genome shotgun sequence contains the following coding sequences:
- the LOC134746036 gene encoding uncharacterized protein LOC134746036 isoform X3: MESTTLDAMEQMCIKLEPCDNICVRRTAEAIGEMRVKAELWQDICAKTEPYDSARVKEEHPSADENVKNKPTYLKRHGVNATDTSQLYADHIVKDELVLGPEVMEKPMQDSQDMIAMKIKKKELYTDEKDAIL; this comes from the exons ATGGAGTCGACAACGCTAGACGCAATGGAGCAAATGTGTATTAAACTTGAGCCCTGCGATAATATCTGTGTAAGAAGAACAGCAGAAGCAATCGGCGAAATGCGTGTAAAAGCTGAGCTTTGGCAGGATATCTGTGCAAAAACCGAGCCTTATGACAGTGCGCGTGTGAAAGAAGAACACCCGTCTGCtgatgaaaatgtaaaaaacaaaCCGACTTACTTAAAAAGGCATGGCGTGAACGCTACGGATACTTCACAGTTATATGCTGACCATATTGTAAAAGATGAGCTAGTGCTCGGCCCCGAGGTAATGGAGAAGCCAATGCAAG aTTCCCAGGACATGATtgctatgaaaataaaaaagaaagaatTATATACAGACGAGAAAGACGCAATTTTATAA
- the LOC134746036 gene encoding zinc finger protein 761-like isoform X2 has protein sequence MRTHRESQQSNENGLCGYTNQQKQKLKLHIQKCTGNKHYKCSKCSFAGASKGGLKRHELVHGEKRYKCNQCSYETAIKYSHVRHMNTHVKAYISSQCSYAAASIHDLINHKTIHVDRKYKCDYCGYATAKKSVLVCHIRKHTGETCNQCSYTTTTKSNLMHHIKLHGEKLYKCGQCSFATVHKQSLKVHNKLKHSNVKPYKCDQCDFATAFKNSFASHKLIHSDENLYKCVQCSYTSADRHNLRTHSMLHIGKKPYKCDQCSYATEGHNSLLDHIMTHTGEKRHNGEKRHKCDQCDYVAVHKSSLLRHNKRHIRKKGGKTTAETCPTATSGPLACQTCVKLELVPVSFEAPPDPQDEIAMKIKKEQLDFPTDFKDSFALHKSVHSGEKLYKCVQCNYASVEKRNLRTHTMLHTGKKPYKCDQCSYATEGRNSLLDHIMTHTGEKRHKCEQCDYVAVHKSSLLSHKKKHKGEKSSKTAAETCLTATSEPIADQTCVKVELVPVSFEAPPDSQDMIAMKIKKKELYTDEKDAIL, from the exons ATGAGGACTCACAGAGAGTCTCAACAGTCTAATGAAAATGGGCTATGTGGATATACTaatcaacaaaaacaaaaattaaaactccACATTCAGAAATGCACTGGTAATAAGCATTACAAATGTAGCAAATGTAGTTTTGCCGGGGCCTCTAAAGGTGGTTTGAAACGTCATGAACTGGTTCATGGTGAGAAAAGATACAAATGCAACCAGTGTAGTTACGAGACTGCCATAAAGTACTCACATGTACGTCATATGAATACACATGTAAAGGCCTACATATCTAGCCAGTGTAGTTATGCTGCTGCCTCCATACATGATTTAATCAATCACAAAACTATCCATGTGGACAGAAAGTACAAATGTGACTATTGCGGTTACGCAACTGCTAAGAAGTCAGTCTTAGTATGTCACATAAGAAAACACACAGGTGAAACTTGTAACCAATGTAGTTATACTACTACCACCAAATCAAATTTAATGCACCACATAAAATTGCATGGAGAGAAGCTGTACAAATGTGGTCAATGCAGTTTTGCTACTGTACATAAACAAAGTCTGAAAGttcataacaaattaaaacattcTAATGTAAAGCCATACAAATGTGACCAATGTGATTTTGCTACTGCCTTTAAAAATAGTTTCGCATCACATAAATTGATCCACTCTGATGAAAACCTATACAAATGTGTCCAATGTAGTTATACAAGTGCCGACAGACATAATTTACGAACCCATTCAATGTTACATATTGGTAAGAAGCCCTACAAATGTGACCAATGTAGTTATGCAACTGAAGGACATAATAGCTTGCTTGACCATATAATGAcacacactggtgaaaagcgACACAATGGTGAAAAGCGACACAAATGTGATCAATGCGATTATGTTGCAGTCCATAAAAGCAGTTTACTGAGACACAACAAAAGGCACATAAGAAAAAAAGGTGGTAAAACCACTGCAGAAACTTGCCCTACAGCCACATCAGGACCACTTGCTTGTCAAACTTGTGTGAAACTTGAACTAGTACCAGTATCTTTTGAAGCACCACCAG ATCCCCAAGACGAGATagcaatgaaaataaaaaaggaaCAATTAGATTTTCCTACAGACTTCAAAGATAGTTTCGCATTACATAAAAGTGTGCATTCTGGTGAAAAGCTATACAAATGCGTCCAATGTAATTATGCAAGTGTCGAAAAACGTAATTTACGAACCCATACAATGTTACACACTGGTAAAAAGCCCTACAAATGTGACCAATGTAGTTATGCAACTGAAGGACGTAATAGCTTGCTTGACCATATTATGACCCACACTGGTGAAAAGCGACACAAATGTGAACAATGCGATTATGTTGCTGTGCATAAAAGTAGTTTACTGAGCCACAAGAAAAAGCACAAAGGAGAAAAAAGTAGTAAAACCGCTGCAGAAACCTGCCTTACAGCCACATCAGAACCAATTGCTGATCAAACTTGTGTGAAAGTTGAACTAGTACCAGTATCTTTTGAAGCGCCACCAG aTTCCCAGGACATGATtgctatgaaaataaaaaagaaagaatTATATACAGACGAGAAAGACGCAATTTTATAA
- the LOC134746036 gene encoding zinc finger protein 431-like isoform X1, producing the protein MRTHRESQQSNENGLCGYTNQQKQKLKLHIQKCTGNKHYKCSKCSFAGASKGGLKRHELVHGEKRYKCNQCSYETAIKYSHVRHMNTHVKAYISSQCSYAAASIHDLINHKTIHVDRKYKCDYCGYATAKKSVLVCHIRKHTGETCNQCSYTTTTKSNLMHHIKLHGEKLYKCGQCSFATVHKQSLKVHNKLKHSNVKPYKCDQCDFATAFKNSFASHKLIHSDENLYKCVQCSYTSADRHNLRTHSMLHIGKKPYKCDQCSYATEGHNSLLDHIMTHTGEKRHNGEKRHKCDQCDYVAVHKSSLLRHNKRHIRKKGGKTTAETCPTATSGPLACQTCVKLELVPVSFEAPPDPQDEIAMKIKKEQLDFPTDFKDSFALHKSVHSGEKLYKCVQCNYASVEKRNLRTHTMLHTGKKPYKCDQCSYATEGRNSLLDHIMTHTGEKRHKCEQCDYVAVHKSSLLSHKKKHKGEKSSKTAAETCLTATSEPIADQTCVKVELVPVSFEAPPDSHDEITMKIKEEELDFATHFKDSFASDKRMHSSEKLYKCVQCSYASADRHNLRTHSMLHIGKKPYKCDQCSYATEGRNSLLDHIIMTHTLEKRHTGEKRHKCDQCDYVAVYKSSLLSHKKKHKGEKGGKPLQKPPLLPHQDHLLIKFV; encoded by the exons ATGAGGACTCACAGAGAGTCTCAACAGTCTAATGAAAATGGGCTATGTGGATATACTaatcaacaaaaacaaaaattaaaactccACATTCAGAAATGCACTGGTAATAAGCATTACAAATGTAGCAAATGTAGTTTTGCCGGGGCCTCTAAAGGTGGTTTGAAACGTCATGAACTGGTTCATGGTGAGAAAAGATACAAATGCAACCAGTGTAGTTACGAGACTGCCATAAAGTACTCACATGTACGTCATATGAATACACATGTAAAGGCCTACATATCTAGCCAGTGTAGTTATGCTGCTGCCTCCATACATGATTTAATCAATCACAAAACTATCCATGTGGACAGAAAGTACAAATGTGACTATTGCGGTTACGCAACTGCTAAGAAGTCAGTCTTAGTATGTCACATAAGAAAACACACAGGTGAAACTTGTAACCAATGTAGTTATACTACTACCACCAAATCAAATTTAATGCACCACATAAAATTGCATGGAGAGAAGCTGTACAAATGTGGTCAATGCAGTTTTGCTACTGTACATAAACAAAGTCTGAAAGttcataacaaattaaaacattcTAATGTAAAGCCATACAAATGTGACCAATGTGATTTTGCTACTGCCTTTAAAAATAGTTTCGCATCACATAAATTGATCCACTCTGATGAAAACCTATACAAATGTGTCCAATGTAGTTATACAAGTGCCGACAGACATAATTTACGAACCCATTCAATGTTACATATTGGTAAGAAGCCCTACAAATGTGACCAATGTAGTTATGCAACTGAAGGACATAATAGCTTGCTTGACCATATAATGAcacacactggtgaaaagcgACACAATGGTGAAAAGCGACACAAATGTGATCAATGCGATTATGTTGCAGTCCATAAAAGCAGTTTACTGAGACACAACAAAAGGCACATAAGAAAAAAAGGTGGTAAAACCACTGCAGAAACTTGCCCTACAGCCACATCAGGACCACTTGCTTGTCAAACTTGTGTGAAACTTGAACTAGTACCAGTATCTTTTGAAGCACCACCAG ATCCCCAAGACGAGATagcaatgaaaataaaaaaggaaCAATTAGATTTTCCTACAGACTTCAAAGATAGTTTCGCATTACATAAAAGTGTGCATTCTGGTGAAAAGCTATACAAATGCGTCCAATGTAATTATGCAAGTGTCGAAAAACGTAATTTACGAACCCATACAATGTTACACACTGGTAAAAAGCCCTACAAATGTGACCAATGTAGTTATGCAACTGAAGGACGTAATAGCTTGCTTGACCATATTATGACCCACACTGGTGAAAAGCGACACAAATGTGAACAATGCGATTATGTTGCTGTGCATAAAAGTAGTTTACTGAGCCACAAGAAAAAGCACAAAGGAGAAAAAAGTAGTAAAACCGCTGCAGAAACCTGCCTTACAGCCACATCAGAACCAATTGCTGATCAAACTTGTGTGAAAGTTGAACTAGTACCAGTATCTTTTGAAGCGCCACCAG ATTCCCATGACGAGATTACAATGAAAATAAAAGAGGAAGAATTAGATTTCGCCACTCACTTCAAAGATAGTTTCGCATCAGATAAAAGGATGCATTCTAGTGAAAAGCTATACAAATGCGTCCAATGTAGTTATGCAAGTGCCGACAGACATAATTTACGAACCCATTCAATGTTACACATTGGTAAAAAGCCCTACAAATGTGACCAATGTAGTTATGCAACTGAAGGACGTAATAGCTTGCTTGACCATATTATAATGACCCACACTCTTGAAAAGCgacacactggtgaaaagcgACACAAATGTGATCAATGCGATTATGTTGCAGTCTATAAAAGTAGTTTACTGAGCCACAAGAAAAAGCACAAAGGAGAAAAAGGTGGTAAACCGCTGCAGAAACCCCCCCTACTGCCACATCAGGACCACTTGCTGatcaaatttgtatga